In Chlamydiota bacterium, one genomic interval encodes:
- a CDS encoding Lrp/AsnC family transcriptional regulator gives MAVRAYIFVEVTQGKALEIRDRVAVIRGVKEVHSVTGPYDLIARVEGDDIGMLGEFIVSQIQNVPGVVRTLTNIIVE, from the coding sequence ATGGCGGTGCGCGCGTACATATTCGTGGAGGTCACGCAGGGCAAGGCGCTTGAGATCAGGGACCGGGTCGCGGTCATCCGCGGCGTGAAGGAGGTGCACTCGGTCACGGGCCCCTACGACCTGATCGCCCGCGTGGAGGGGGACGACATCGGGATGCTCGGGGAGTTCATCGTCTCGCAGATACAGAACGTCCCCGGCGTGGTGCGGACGCTGACGAACATCATCGTGGAGTGA